Sequence from the Nymphaea colorata isolate Beijing-Zhang1983 chromosome 9, ASM883128v2, whole genome shotgun sequence genome:
AAGTGTTCTCCACCATAGTCGGGAGACACGATCCTTGTCGTATACTTATAAATGGTTCTCTCCACATGCCAAACATATATAAAACCATCTCTTCAGTTATATAAGAGGTTATTGAATTGTGACActtagaaagaagaaaagaaagtctcaaacctGTGCAATTGCAGGACTGGAAAATTATTTTGGATTGAATGCCGAAATTGGTCCCGCCCCTCATCAGGTTTGGTGAAGAAATGTAAATATTTTAACTAATAGTGAGTTCTAGAACTCCTTCAATGTCAAAGTCTTCAGCAGAGGCTCTTTAAATAAATCTACCACATTGATCTGCAATTGGAATCACATTGGCAGTGCAATGTTGCTGGAGTTATGGGCGAAGAAAAGGAGTTTGTTCGACAGCAGACTACTTTCAGAGTAGCAGCATCTCAAGCAAGGGAACCTCAACTTCACGTCCCACTCTTTgtggtcaaaagaaaaagaaggaagaaggtaACGcctttatcaattttttttctccataaAGCAGGATAAGGTGAGGTGACTCCTTCCCTGTCAATGAGGTGCCACTTCTGTTTATGTAAATTGTAGAATATCCTGGTTTATCAGGGTTTACAGATCCGCAGCTTCACTAGCTCAGGATTTCTGAGATGATACTAGAACAAAGCATTTCAGGAATGGTAGCACATTTTTACTGAattaacaaaaaacacattcaaatttaactttttatttcatatgaTCATATGTGtaatgtgtgtgtgcgtgtgtaaaTTAGTCAATTTGTTACTGCAAAACGACACAAATAAAGTTAGGTTTTCTTTGAAGATGATTACCTGCCGGTGTCCTCACCCAACAACCAtagcttttatttttctttaaccGTGACTTCTCACCCTTGAGCCTCACTTCCTAGGCTGTGTGGTGCACGCAATTAACTCTATATTTCTGCTGTTAAGCTTGAAGAAGTCTTTGACACTGTTCCTCTTCTTTCTGCAGCAGGTTCTCTACGAGCATTCAGGTGCAATTTGTGAGAGAAAATGCTGGATTGCTGAAACCGAGAAACTCGATAACCTTTACCTCCAATCAGAGCACAATTATATGCTTGCTTGTAGCACTCCTTTTATATAAGGTTATGGCAAAGTAATTATGATCTAGTCAAAGCGCAATGGGCCGTTACTCTGGACTTCTTTTGCTTGTTGTGAAAAACTGTTCTGGAAAATTAAGTAGCTACGTCAACTGCATGTTTCAGCGCCACAAATGAACCATTCACAAATCCTTCTCAAACACcgtttcttttcaaaatcattatatatatatatatatatatatatatatatatatatatatatatatatatatatagacaaacaCACGCACGGAGCAATATATTCGTCTACCCAGCTTGCAGGATTCGACTTAAGTGACCTAACGAATTGAGGATGTTCATGAGTTCAATACTCAACAATTGCAATTTTCATCTCTTTGGCATAAAGTGGTGTCAGCCAAGAAGGatagagaaaaggaagaaggaaaaagtgtGCTCATTCTTCCTAGTTAGTTTAGTGACTATTAATCTGGCTGGGAACAGGCAGACTCCCTCTCTCacacatttatttttctttccacGTTGCGGGTACCAATGAATACTTGCTTCTTGCTTCTTTAATGAATCAATTGAACTCTATAtactgaaatttgaaattttaggtgttcttcaaagagaaaaagagaaaacttttCATTCTCCCTTTTAGAGCCTTTCCAGATCGGcacaaaggaggaaaaaaaaccagCAGCTAGAAAGACATGTTTATCGAACTGCGCAAACAAACGAAAGTAGAAAACCATGCATGGCATTCCTTTACACTGGCAGTGATCATGAGGTTTCCTTCTTTTGACGCAAAACAAACTGCAACAAAGGAGAGAAGATCTTATCCCTCTCAAGCCTACGTGCCTTGAAATTCCTCAACAAAGATTGACAGTGGCTTGAAGGGCAATCAGTAGCAGTCCCAAATATGCCATGTGGGGACTAATATATGCGTGCTTCCAGGTCATGAACTTGCATACAAAATATAAATGGGAAAATGACACTAAAACAAATGAATGGTCTTGGTATTTATTGagagtttgatttttctttttactccaagatcattcaattGCTGATTCAAACATTTGCCTCCATGGAGATCAGTAGCTAGCTAGCACAAAGATGAGATGAGATCGTCAACTAAAGATCCCTTGCTTACAGATGGGAGCAATCCATGGTTGGGGTGTTGGAAGCTGATCTTGTACACGCTGTTTAAAGAGGAAGTTAGTAAAAGGGGATGATGCAATAAGGAGGGCAACTGAGAGATGGTTGCCTTTGGCTTTATGTTACTTTAGAGggggaaagaaaaatctgacagacCTTTCCTTGGGGAGGAGACATTTGTAGATTCCCCATCTACAGTGATCCTTCCCTGGCAGGAAACTGCCTCCAGCTGCAGTATTGTTGGGAAGTTTAGTTTGAACAAAATTATCGCCAATATCATCTTTAtcttcaattttatttatttctgttaTGAGAAGCTATGATAGTTTGAATTTTATCTGATCAAAGAAATCGATAAAGTTAAAATTCCAAAAGGACTATAAAGGTCCAGGAAGATGTATATCTAGAATCATATTTCCAAATACATTTCCTTCCAAGGATGTATCTGACCCAACTGTGCCCCCACCTACTTCCAATGATGTCCGTAAAAGATCTTCCTTGGACTCAGTTTTTATGTAATGGCCTTTAATATTGTAAAGCACACGCTTATGCCCAAAGGAGATCATGGTGGAGAAACGCGCTCCCTAAACAATCTTTGAGtataaaagggaaaagagaagaagaaaagaaaagaaagagggaaaagagaAGCGGTGTGGCGCCATGTTCTGATGTTCACATAGAGCATGCTGACCGAtcgaaaacaagaaaaatgtctTGCAACTAAATAAAGGTAGTAAACTGGTTAAAGGTTTGGCacataattaaataaaaaagagttGAGTAGCTTTAGCGTAACGGGGAAGAACCAGCGTGCTTCATTAAAGAATATGAAACtgccaagaagaaaagaaaaagaaaaaaccttgaGTTGACGCCAACAAAGGgcaaaaatgaagagaagatCAAAAGCCATACTTAGTGTTTTAAATTTACTGTGTACCACAAAGTTGGTGGCAAGGACATACTTTATATGTGCAAAAACAACTGGACATTGATATTTCTTTCTTTAACTAAGTTGCCAGCATGGGCAAACACTTGGCCAAGACCATAAGCTAATGGGTATGGAAAATTCGGATTTCTTCTAACTGTCTAGCTATTTTAAGACCTCATGGTAAAAGGGGTACTCAAGCTAGATCATCTCGCTTAACAAAATATTACCAAGCAATGCAACTCATGTGTTGAAGATAAAAGCATTTTTAGGGTTGAATGTGTTGaattataaatttcattttcctttttgattcaaaagaaagacattcttcCCCATGTGATGGCAACTTTGTCGATGGATGCCTCGTATAAAAATAATCGGAAGTTACCAACTGGCTTTATGCGTTTTATGTGCTGCATGATTGCCAACTtcaacaacaaagaaacaacaaataaaacgGGGAACTTGAATAATATAATGCCCTGCAATTTGCAGTGAACGTGGATAGACGAGTAAGGTACGTACGCCTCTTGTTCCCATGAAAAAACTAAAGATTGTTGGAGAcatgaaattgaagaaaaggcCATCATGGTCGTTCAAATATTAAACATGGGTCCGGTTATTCTGAATTCTTAAATGATTTCCTTCCTCACAAGGCAACTTCAAAAACTTCTATGTATCCCataaacctctctctctctctctctctctctctctctctctctatacactGGCGATAGCACCTTTGGCTCCATCGTGCCAACTTTCTCGGGTTTTCTcttctattattgttgttgttgtttcatttttcatctaGAAATAAAGATCCTtgtgttctttttctcttgcaaCTTTACGGTTCCAAGACTAATCAGTTCCGGTTTCCAATGCATTAGGTGTTCCTGATTCGACCTTTTGCGTCAGGCCTTGTCAAATAAGAAAGAGATGCGgggaagaaagtaaaaaagacacgCCATTAATAAAGAAGGCTTGTGTAACCCTGTTAAAAGGGCAAAGGTTCAGTAATATTGTCATCTAGCACGTGGAAATCACGAACACTGACATTTTTATGACAATATCACTAAATTGGCGTGAGGATTTCAAGGGCAGGCGAcaccaaaagaaagaagcacTGCCCATTTCTTCTAACATCAGGAAGCTAGCTACTGTAAGACTTTTCAAAAAAACCAACGCAATCCAGGAAACGCTGTAATATAAAAGCACGTATTCTTGCAAATATCACAAGTCCTACTCTGCATTTTAATTTGCAAGAAAACCCCAGAAGAAAGTCAGATTAACGCTGTATTTTTTTCCGGAAAGATAGAAATGTGATTGTCGCAGAAACTGTGTTACTATCAATGGCAGTGACTGCAGAACTTTCCATGGTGTTCTTTTGGGTGCAAAGAACAGAGAACCGCTCAAAAATTCCAGCTTTAGGTGTTCAAAAAGATGTTGGTTGGTGGTGCTACCCATCTCCTCCCCCTTCTTTGGCAGCTAATAAACTATTCTTTCTGAGTAATCACGATTCTGCTGAACCCATCTCCATGATGATTAATCTCAGACGCTCCCACGTGAAAGCAGCAttaataaaatggaaatattaaTGAATACGGCCACCCTAAAATCTAGGGCCGTGTCAGGAATTGGGGTTGATGATTCATCTGGTGAAATTATAATCgttattgttttctctttttcgcTTCCACCGGACGAGGGAAAGGCCTTGGGAATATATAGACATTTATTTTATGCATGGCAGGCAGACCCTTCCCTTCGCTCTCCCCAACTGTTTGCAGGTCATCGTCAACAGAAGAAGGACGACTGCTGTGCAGGGCACGGGTTTCTTTCCATGACACTTTGAAGCCGAGtttcaagttttgtttttaaagacGTAAATCCGTTTGTTCAAATTAAATCTCCATTGGCGTTTCAGATTTTGAACACAATATAAGCAGCGGATGTTTTCCCTTCGAATGAAAGATTTCAAGCTGTTGTTGTTTCTGCAGCAATTTCAACTTTCTGCTGCGATTTGCCTCCCTTGTTCTCGCTTTCACTTTACTGAAATACAACTCTGCTGCATTTTGGTCTGCTGCACATATATAATTCGGTTTCTCTTTCAGTCTAATGAAGTAAATATTAGAAATAAGCTTTGATGGACCTACCTGACCTGACCATGATCCCGCAGAGTTCAACCATGCATGTATCCGAGAACTAGGAAGCATGATCTGATTAGTGGTCGTCGCAAAGGACTAGTATGGAAGGGCGCTTGCAGCAGAACGGGCAACCAGCTCGTGGAAAAGTTCTTATTTGAACTTGTAAAGAGCTCGCTTGGCCGGACAGACAGGCAACAAATACGCGGTCTTTCATATGCATAGAATAAGCAGTTTCAGGCGATTATAAGAAGGAAATTCATTGGTTTCTGCTGCAAATTGAGCCATGAAATTGTATTTGAGATGTATGGTAATATTTCTAAACAAGCAAACCTTAGGCTGGCTCCCAAGTACGTTGAGTTTAAACTCAGCTCGATTTGTCACCTCAGTCTATCCTCGAAACCATTGGCAGCAAAGTTAACAGCTCATTCAAATGGCTTCACAGTAACTTCTTTATGAATCCAACACATTATTCATCGATTTTATTGTAAGTTAATTTATGAATCGTCTGTAGCTGGAAACTTAGGCCTAAGGCACAGGAAAAACAATACGCGAAAAGCTTTGGGGCTTTTCGAGACTTGTTCAGACGGTCTATCGTCTATGGCAGCAGTCCGAGTAGGCGGGATTAAGAGCCTGGCTACTTTTAACAGGTTCAGGTGGTGCCAAAAACTGGCTCTGCTTTGAGACAGAAACGAGGCAGAAGACAAGTTGCATCCCCCGCCTGACAATGAGACTGACCATCAatgtcagacccgatccatcaACGACGCAGCAGTGGCACGAAACACAAACCACCAACCAGTACGATCCAAAACTTTTGTGTTTTTACACAAGCTTTCTTCCGTATCCGAAAACggggaaagaaaaacaacagtAAAATGGCAGCAGATTCATTTAATTACAGCTCCCCAACAATCAATTTCACAGAAAACGTTCATCCTGTGAAGATTAAAAGAAGCAACTAAAAACAACAGAAGCCATGCGATTTTTTTACTTCTTCCTTCTTAAGGAAAACTCAAATATTTTCATTGTGCTGTTCAAACACATGCAACTCCCAACAAGGACGTTCGACTGACACCTACTACATCAGCTAGAAACAGACAATTAAACTAGAAtcgaagtttttctttttttcagttgattaattattagtttttttttttatgagaaaaacctAAACAGCCACCCCACGGAAAAGAtctaaagggaaaaaaaagaaaaaaaaaaaaaaagagtgagaaGCAGCACATTGACAAACTGGAGCTcggccgggccgggtcgggtctgGGCGGCAGAGATCAGCAGCACCTCCAGGCTGACGTGGCGACGAGCTCCCGGTGTTGCCAGCAGAGAAGGAGAGACGAATGGTGCTTCTCCACGTGGAAGCCCTTGACCTGGGTCCGCTTGACCAGGTAGTCGGCCTGCGTCTCGGTGAAGTTGCTGAAGGGGACCGGCGCGAACCCGGCGCGGCCGAAGAGGCTCCGCCAGGGGAGGAGCCTCTCCGGTGAGGCGGGGGTTGGGGAGGGGCGGCACCATCGGGCGGCGACGGAGCCGTTGATCCTCGGCTGCAGAAGGTAGCGCTCGATCCGGCGGGCAGACTCGGGGTCGATCCCAGCCGCGTCCAGCGAGTCCATGAGCGCGGCGTAGAACCCGACTGCCGCCTCGAACTGCCGGCGGAAGGAAGCCTCCCCGCGCTCGCACTCCGCATCGACGAAGACGGCTATGCGGGGGCCAAGGCGCTTGAGGAAGCGGAGGAAGCCAGAGACGGAGTCGGGGCGGGAGAGTTCCCGCTGGACGGCCGGCGAGAAGTTGACGGCGACGACCTCGCCGTCGCGGATGGCGAGGGCGTCGAGGCAGAGCGACTCGAAGCGGCGGAAGGTGACGGCATCGAAACGGAAGGGAACGCTCAGTTCCTGGGCGAAGTGGCAGAGGTTGTCGCGGGCGAGGCGGACCTCCATGGAGTCGGAAGGGACGATGGCAGTGACacggagggagggaggggagggcctGGGCTTGAGAGCGATCTCCTGCATGAAAGAGGCCCACTGGCCGCCGAGCCCGATGTCGAAGTCGACGATGTGGATCGAGTCGGCTCCGTCGAGGGCCTCCAGGAGGGCCTGGTTGGCGGTGAAGTTGGCGAATTGGGGGAGCGGGGAGACCTCGGAGAAGGACTTGTAGGCGTCGATCTTGTGGACGAGGTCGATGggggagaggaaggaggaatggtggtggtggctgaCGCCGGAAAGGGACAGGAGGAGGGCTTCCTTGAAGTAGAAGGCGGCCCGTTGGAGGGGCTTCCCGAAAGGGGAAAGGACTTGATTGAGCCGCGCCAATATCGCCTGCGCGAGAGCGAGGTTGCCACCCTCGACGAACCCGGCGGCCTCCACCAGCTGGTGGATGATGAGCTGCAGGCCGTCGGAGCCCGCCTTCGACGGCGGCGACCGGAAGAATTGAGCCGGCTGGGATGCGGGCTCCGCCTGGAATTGCATCTGCTTCAGGTAAAGGTCGTCCAGGGATGGGTTGTTGATGCCGGTGGGGTTTGTGGCGGAATCGTAAATAGCGGGAAGGACGCACGGGTAGGGGAGGATGGCGTCGGGGAGAAGGAAGGAATTAGGAGGGTGAGCGGTGAAAGGCATCTGGGAGTCGATGACGGCGTCCTCCTGAGCAGGCATCTGCGGGAACAGGAGCGGCTGAGGCGGGGCGGAGTCGTCCTTCTCGCTGAAGATCCACCGGATGAGCGACGGCTCCTGAGGAGGAGAAGACACCGCCATTAGCATCGAGTCCAAGTCCTCCATGGGAGGACCAATCTCCGACTGCGAAGGGTGGCCGAAATCCGGCGGGAGGCCGCCGGAGGGTTGCGCTGTCTCCCTTGCCCATGGCAGCTGGGTTTCGTCAGACAGGAGGTTGGAaaccgccgccaccgccgctaGACCGTCAGAGTCCCCGCACCCGCCGCTGACGCTGCCTGAAGctgtgagagagggagacagagtgGTGACcgaggtggtggtggtgttggaCGGGCTCGGGCTCCTGCAGAGGTCTAGAACAGATGTGGGCTCGACgaagaaagaaggaaacttCAATTGGTTGAGCAAAGAAGCTGGTggttgttgttggtggtggtggtggtggtggtgaatgGAGGTGGTGGTAGTGCTGGTGGTGGTTAGGCTAGATCTCATGGAGGGTGGAGGTTAGTAAGGGGGGAGTATTTTGGCGGATGTGGCCGGGATTTTAAAGACTAGAAGCGTGGGCATCCATTTACGGAGGAGGGGGGAGaggtggaagagaaagagggagctcttctctctcttctgcctTCGTCAcgtcctccctccctctccctctctctctctctctcttacggtgtcgctctctttctttctttctcttctcttatgCCGacgaggatgatgatgatgctctGCTATCCTGAGGATTCATTCATTCATCCATGACCATAGAATgagtgaagatgatgatggtggACATGCGAGACAGGAGGATGACCCTACCTGACGCCTCCTGCCGTGTGTTTCTCTAGCTTGTACGAGAAGCCATTGCTTTTCCATCcgtgtttcttcttttttacagAGAAATATCTAATCCGGATTTCCACGTTCTCCAAAAGCCTgctctttatttaatttttcttaaatgGCCCACAACACGAGTCCATGAGATGAGCTCTGTGGCACTCTCCGGCATAGCATagatcaatatatttttttttttacctcctAAAAATGCACCTTTTCGTCCCCATCTAATTTTGCACCCTCCTTTCTAAACGGCCCTACTGTATGCATCATCTTctttcacaaaatgactggcggCAGGCAACAAGAAATGTATTCGCGGGAGCTTTACTGATTAATCATCAGAGAGTCGCTTTTCCATGTCTCAGTCTTTGTGgcggtgccggtgccggtgccggtgaaGAAGAACCCTCGCCAATTTAATGTAGTTGGTTAAGACATGAAATGGAAGCAGATGCAGCAATCATGTGAGTGGTCAGCGTCAAGATTGTCATCATTGGGCAGCCATCGGCAATCATATGCTCGTGGAAGCTTTTGGTACAGCCGGGTTGGGCATTACATGCAGGCAGGCGAAGGGCCTAAGGAGATAGATGACTGCTTTTACCCCCaacaaaatatttcattttccaaatGCGAGAAATACTATTCAGGCAGGAcgaatttttctttcaaaaaaacaaaaaaaaacggCAGAATAGGGGTCAAAGCAAGAAATCCAAATTCTTTCATCATCTCCATGCGGTCGGTCAAAGATTAGGACGGAATATTCCAAGGCATGCTCCCAATTAAGCTGACATGTTCCCTAACATCTCCCCAAACTCCATTTCCCTTACAGTTTTAGTTTTCAGCTTTAAAGGGTCGTCGTCCCAATTCTTTCTAGGGCACCAAGGAGTGAAACAAACACTAATAAGAGACTCCACTCTACCCAGCGTCTATGTATGGTGCCTTGCTATATATCACTCAAGCAACAACAACTCCGGGTCCGCTCAATCTCAATGCTAAACCTGGCTAAAGACTAAAAGCATGAGCTGCCCAATTTGAGCGTTGTTGTACGTAAGTGGGCCATGTCTTTAGCCCGCTTTAGCCAGGCAACACTCTGCCCATGGCTAGGTTTGGCATATAGTGCGCGCCTCTATACCATTTAAAAACAGAAGTTCTTCCGCTTCACATGCACTTAAATAATTTGGCTTAGACTTCTCTTGAGTGTCAAGAGCTGGGCTCCATCACACTCTAGATGTTGAGCTCTCCAAATCATGCTCCTCTTAGGTCGTCTTGAACTCGAGTTATCTTCAGATGTTACTAGTTTTCTTTTGTCACGAAAACAATTCCAACTTCGTCTTATGCAACGAGAGTGAAGACATTCGTACATTCATATGAACGAAAGTATGTTGAGGGAGGATCCTCTTTAATGAAGCTACCACAGCCCGTGTTCAGACCAAGTGGACTTGGGGATTCGAACTCGGGCAGTTGGACCGACCCACTTAAGGCTGCAACCGAACCAGACTGCACGCCAAGGACGGAACAGACAATTCGGCAGATACAATTATTGACGGAGAAGAAGAGGCCACGCCCTCCTAAAATGACAATTCTGACCCCTTCTTTTTCACGTTAGATTGCATGACAAAACGACTCATCTTTCCAGTCCTTTCAgtgaaagagagaaacaaaatcGTCATTGTGGCCTGCGAATGCGGTCAAAGCGGGAAAAAGCCATCTCGGTCAAACAAGGAACTCAGAAGCAGAAAAGTACGCGaaagctttttccttttttttttttttgtttttggaagaCCATCTCGCGAGCAAGAGCCGGAAAATGCAAACGGGCACAGAGAGAGAGTACGAACTTGTTTTTGTGGGTTTTAGAAGAAGCAAAACAACGCACCTCGTTCGCCTAATTCTTGTTTTTTCCTCTGGAATGGAACGATCTCTAAAGGCCACCGAGTCGTCGCAGGCCGAGCCCACCTGGGTTCAGACCGCCTCGCCGGCGGCAAGGACGAGGCGGTCAGTCTCACTCCCTCCTGCTTTTTTGCGAAGACAGGTGCTGCAGGGCTTGCGTCATCGTCACGGGCGAGGGACGGACGAAGACCTGGAATAAATGTTTGGCCctatttaaataattatttcttttttgcaagGGGTGGGGCCTAGCCAAGAGGATGCTCCTCCAAAAAAAAAGTCGAGATTAGATCTCCTATTATGACGGGCGACCCATCGGGACCATTGGTTCCATATTGACCTCGTTAGATAGGCATTATTTAAAATAGTTATGAGCAGCACATAATTTCGTGTTCCCCATTGACGTTTGATCAAGAAGCGATCGATCGAAACGGAGAAGAAGAACATGCACGATTTGCTTTTGCTTTCGCTTGGCAAGGTCAAAATGAGGCGACCGATCCGATCCTGCCTAAATCGGTGGATCTCGTGCCCAAATCTCCGGCCGATCAAGTGGGGAGCGTAATTAGCAAGAGTTCCGTGTCTTAGTGTTACAAGTTAGAAATGGATGATCGGCAAGTTGGTGACTTTATCTTTGAGATGGTCAAGTTTCAGAGAGTGGTCCTCGACTCTGGATATGAAAGGCAGGGTGTGGAGAGATCTAGAGGGAGATGGAGAGTCGTCGCTGGCAAAGGTGgaagaggagagggaaaagTGAAGGTGACGAGTACAAGAATCGTGGGAGCACCCATTTCATTTTCACAAAGGAATTGGAGTGACATATCCATGGAATCCTCGCCCTCCATGTTATTCAGAGCCGCCCCCTCATATAGActcctcactctctctctctctctctctctctctctctctctcttcttgagAGATACACCTGAGCCTGCGCCTTTTACGTAGGAAGGTCTCACCCCTTCCTTTATGAGTGGGTGATCATGGCTATCTTTTGGTCGGAAATTGGAATATGACAACCGCTTTTGTCATTCACAAGCCTTCTCCttccagctctctctctctctctctctctctctagatatataaatatatatacagtaTACACACATCTGTTTGTGTGGCTGTGTGCGTGCGCACACACGGCGGCCAGTTGCACGCAACTTGCGAGAGTAACTATTTGCAGATACTTTCCTTAGCGTTGCTGTACTTCTCTAAACCCTAAAATTTGATGTGACATGCACATGTATGCGTGTCTTCCAGTGTGGTTGTACATAATCCGCTGCACCAGCGCACACG
This genomic interval carries:
- the LOC116261234 gene encoding scarecrow-like protein 15, which produces MRSSLTTTSTTTTSIHHHHHHHQQQPPASLLNQLKFPSFFVEPTSVLDLCRSPSPSNTTTTSVTTLSPSLTASGSVSGGCGDSDGLAAVAAVSNLLSDETQLPWARETAQPSGGLPPDFGHPSQSEIGPPMEDLDSMLMAVSSPPQEPSLIRWIFSEKDDSAPPQPLLFPQMPAQEDAVIDSQMPFTAHPPNSFLLPDAILPYPCVLPAIYDSATNPTGINNPSLDDLYLKQMQFQAEPASQPAQFFRSPPSKAGSDGLQLIIHQLVEAAGFVEGGNLALAQAILARLNQVLSPFGKPLQRAAFYFKEALLLSLSGVSHHHHSSFLSPIDLVHKIDAYKSFSEVSPLPQFANFTANQALLEALDGADSIHIVDFDIGLGGQWASFMQEIALKPRPSPPSLRVTAIVPSDSMEVRLARDNLCHFAQELSVPFRFDAVTFRRFESLCLDALAIRDGEVVAVNFSPAVQRELSRPDSVSGFLRFLKRLGPRIAVFVDAECERGEASFRRQFEAAVGFYAALMDSLDAAGIDPESARRIERYLLQPRINGSVAARWCRPSPTPASPERLLPWRSLFGRAGFAPVPFSNFTETQADYLVKRTQVKGFHVEKHHSSLLLCWQHRELVATSAWRCC